In Gracilinanus agilis isolate LMUSP501 chromosome 1, AgileGrace, whole genome shotgun sequence, the sequence ccttatctcctcccctccccctttattCCCACTACCTCATCCCCTCCCACATGGCCTCAGGGCTTTCTTTCTAGAATCTCTGATCTGCTGCTGTGTAGATGGACCTGTCGCCACTGCTGTCAAAAATGTTATGAGTGTAGCTGCTGCCAGTCAAGTGAAGATGAAGTTGAAATCTTGGGACCTTTCCCTGCCCAGACTCCACCCTGGTTGTAAGTGAAGTTGCCCTGGCTTCCTCTGGTACACATGGCACAGTGAATGGTttgtgtggtgtggtgtggtgtggtgtgtgtgtgtgtgtgtgtgtgtgtgtgtgtgtgtgtgtgtgcaattttaagaattattggaaatAGCCCCTGGGATATGTTCCTCTTTGCCTGATAGTAGCCAGGGACCCGCAAAAGGAAGAATAATTGGAGTTTAGGAGGCTAATGAAAATCTTTGTCGTGATGCTCATGTTAGCTTATAGTCTACCTTTCCTGGTATTTGGCATGTTGGTGAGACTGAGTCTCTAAGGTAATGTAAGTGTTAATAGCATTGGCTTTGGAGTATGGGATCTGGGTTTAGATTCTGTCTTCTaccctgtatgaccttaggcaactcacttaaactctctgggcctcagtttcctcatttgttggACTAGCTGACTACTGAGGTTTGTTCTAGCTCGAGGTTTGTGATCCTCAGCTCATTTTaggtcctttgattttttttatggtCCTTTGAGATTTTAATGTTCAAGGTAGAGGAATTTTTGGTCAAGTGAGTTCCAAGTAGCAAAGGTGGATTGTAAACATTTACATTCTGTGATGAGTTTATAGTCTTAATACTACTTATACAGGTTACCACTATAGGTAGCTTCTGGGATGCTCACATTTTCTCCAGCCCAAGCTCTAACTGCATCAAAAATAGGGTGACAGAGACAAGCACCTCCAGCCTGAAACCTATCCTCCAACGCTGTTTATGGTCTCTTTAGcgtctttcattttatttccaattcGTTCTCCTCCTGCGCCTGCATACAACATCTCCTCCATCTGTCAGCCACTCAGATATTTTTGGAAAGTGGTTTTGAATTTTTCTGATCCACGTGTCTATCCACAGACTAGGAATGTGGTCAGAGGGCTAGGGTGGGCAGGTAGAAAGGCTGCAAAGGTCATATAGGCACTCTTTGACTCCACCAATCTCCAGGTTAGGGAGGAGGGGTAGGAATACCTTAATTAGGCAAATGAGAGCCATCAAGGCATAGAACAAATTACtggtcttgaaatcaggaagacattagATGCTTATTAGCTAAGTGAATCTGAGTACATCATTTAAACCACTCTgaaccttgatttcctcatctgtaaaacagaagtaataataataacaacaccaCATACCTAGTTGGGACATTTGGAGGTTCCAATGAGATggtaaatgtaaaatgttttgaaaacaacagaaaagcgctatgtaaatgccagctattattattctctctttAGAAAGTAATCAATAATaaaacacatttatataatgctttatggcttacaaagtgttttcttttccaatagCCTTCTGAGGCAGCCAGTGAAGGTATTATGACCACTAATTAAGTGCTGATTCTTGGAGGTTTGTAGCCTATTGTAAGAATAAGAATTGGACCTCTGGTTCCAGTGGCATCAGGAACTCTGGTAAAGGAACCCTCTTTTCTAATAGGGGTTGCCACTGTCTCTGTAACTTATAGCCTAAAAGAGCTGCTTTGAGTATTgagagttaaaatgacttgcccaggcttttTTCCAGGTTATTTCAATCACACCTGACTTTTCCTGACCCcactccagctcatttgacagatgaggaaactgaggcaaacaaggttaagtgacttgcctagagtcacaaaaccagtaaatttctgagactgggtttgaaatcaggaaggtgagtcttcctgatcccaagcccagtgctctaaccattgtgctacctagctgtggGCCTGGAATGTGTCAAAATGGGTATTCCTGGTTCTGAGGTGGGTCATCCTAGGAGCCCACTATGGATTCTTTCAACATTCATTGTATCAAGGGCaatgtttaaatgtttaatgCTTCTGTGGGCAATTGAGCCTAGAATTTTATGCACCCAGGATGAAAACTTCCCAGTTCTTGGTATTTTGGGAGCCCCAACACAGACACGCTCCTTCCTTTCCTGATCCTATTGTAGACAGCCAAGTTGAATCTTGGAGGTAAAAGCAGAAAGATATCTGGCTCGAAGACAGAGACTGAGTGTGCACATAGCAAGTCTTACtgttgaaaaacaaaaatctgaCAAAAACCCAGATGCCGAATGCTTCAAAGACCTGGTCTTGTGATTTGTACTTCTTAGATTCTGGTAGAGTTGAGCTGAGGCCAGGGCAGGTCACAGAATAAAGAAACATCTGTCTGTCTGCTGCTTTTTTTTATGCAGATGAGATCTTCTGGCTCTCCTTCTTCACCTCCACCTTCTGCCTCCCCCACTcccatatttattaagcatccatgTGCTAGGCACAGTACTGAACCTTTTATAAATGTCATCTTCAAGGCAACAGCAATCCGGCCTTTTGCGGGAGGCCTTTCCTAGTTCCCCAGCTGCTAATGTCTTCTCCTCGGAGATGACTTTTCATCTACTTTATAGAAATCTTGCATTTACTGTGATTTATGTGTTGTGCTCACcgctgttagaatgtaagctctagctaggtggaacagtggatggagagccaggcctggagtcaggaggtcctataGGTTCACATCTGTCCTCCTACACTGCATACCTGTATgtctctgggcaactcacttaatcctattttataactcttgtctttctgttttagaattgttactagaatagaaggtaagggtaaagggaagggaaaaggaaagggaagagaagagaagaaaagggaaaggaagggaaggaaattgaagagaggggaaggaaagggaagggaagggaagggaagggaagaaaagggaagggaagggaagagaaggaaagggaaaggaagagaaggaaagagaagggaaggaaagggaagggaagaaaagggaagggagagaaagagaatgagaagggaaGGGGCAAGAACTGTTCTTGACtttcattgcttaataaatgccttttgacttTACTCTGGACCTTTCCTAACTAGGAAcatttttttgttctctctttaaCAAACAAATCAAATGGGATAGCCCATAGTTTAACCATGATAAAAGATGGGAAAATGGTTGGGCAGGATAGGCTCAAACTTGGACCTCTTCAACAATGATTAACACAACATATTTTGGGGGCTCAACTAAATGTGCGAtgactgtttttttaaacccttacctcctgtattagaatcagtattggttccaaggagtaagagctaggtaatgggagttaagtgacttgcccagggtcacacagctaagaagtgtccgagaccaaatttgaagccaggacctcatatttccaagcctggctctctatccactgagccacctagatgtcccttaAATGTGTGATGACTTTCCAAAAGTGctcctggaaaggtaggagttGTTTGAAAATGATGTTCTAGTTTGTGCATCCCCAGATTTATTTACTGAGTAGGCAGCTGTATGTCTTTAAACAGGCAGGGAGTGGAAATGTCAAGTCTAGAGGTTTCTCATGCGGTGTCTGTGCTGAGCTCAAGAAGCCTGCCCTGCAGCACTGTTTGGGTAGTTCTGATGACAGCAATAGGTACAAGATGCCATTCTGTACGTGACATGTGGGGGAGGAACACACGCATGTGAACCAAACACACAGCTTGTGTCACATGCTTAAGACATATGGTGAACCTCTCCCATCTCAGGAAAGACtgccactttatttatttatgtttcatATTCAGCAAATGTTTATGGCACATCTAATGGGCAAAGCCCTTTGTTGAGCCCTCTGGCTCAACACGAATGAATAAGGTTCTCCCTTGTGGTGGATGGAGGGCTGAACTTGGATCAAGGAAGACCTGGATCCtgatcctgcctctgaccctcTCAAACACTGGcattacttaatctctctaacctcagtttcctcatctgtaaaatgcaggggTAGGACTTGAGGACaattaaggtcccttccagctttatgaTTTAAGAGAAGAGGTCGTCTCTGCCTTTAGGAGCTCAGAGTCCAGGAGGAGGAATAAGACCAGAgactgttgttattcagtcatgttcaactctttgttgaaccccatttgggttcttggcagagatactggagtggtttgccatttccttctccaattcattttatagaggaggagctgaggcaaataaggttaagtgacttacccaggatcatacaacttgTGAGagtctgaggcaacatttgaattctggtcttcctgaccccagagcTGGCACtcttatccattgtaccacctagctgtcctggaCAAGTACCCTGATAATATAATACAAGATAATTATAATACAAGACAACTTATGTTCAGAGCTGGGGTGGAGGAGTAAGAGATTGTATCCCATTGGGGGAATTAGTGAAGGCTTTATGACATTCAATTAgtaagtcagtaagcatttatgaagctcaTGTagttcagcaagcatttattaagcacctactctcaGGGACTGCTCTAGGTACCTGGGGAAAAACTCACAAACAAAgcagtctctaccctcaaaggACTTATATTCTTCTAGAGAAGTCGACATGcatacattattataattatatgcttTATtacagttaaaattaaattatatgtttCAATGAAAATTAAGGAGAACGCTGGTCTTTGATGAAAGAATAGACTCTTACAGGTTAGAAATGAAGAATTCTATGTAGAGATGAGCAGAATCTGATGTCTGCTGGATGAAATCCTGGTTCGTGTTTAtccatttaaggtttgcaaagcactttcctttattacagttaaaattaaattgtatatTATAATGAAAATTAAGGATGGAGAAAGCTGGTCTTTGATGAAAAGGATAGTCTCTTACAGGTTAGAAATGCAGGATTCTAGATAGGCATAGGCAGAATCTAATAGCTGCTGGATGAAATCCTGGTTCATGTTTATCCATTGAAAGTTTACTAAACATTTTCCTCCCAATAACCTTGTCATAGAGCCAATGTAGGTTTACTTTCactttaaaaatggggaaactgaggctcaaagtggCTAACTTGCTTGCCATGATTATAtggctaataagtatttgagccAGGATTACAAATCCTATACTATTCCCAGTGTAAGGGAAAAGTAGCATCTGTGGGTAGATTCCATACTGTGTTTTCTTCTCTGCAAACCTCCCAAAGTCCAGGGAAAATCCAGAAAAACCAgggcagggagaagagagaatatctGCAGGTTGGCCACATGGCAGATAGTCCCCCTGTTTGCTTTTCCTAGGCTTCCTCTGGCCCTTAGGAGGTTCAAAGAGAAGTTAAAAACAGTGCAGTTCCAACCCTGTATGTCCTTCTTCTAAGCTTTttaagcagttctttttttttttaacttctttatttacttctgttctagaatttatattatatattggttcccagacagaagagtgataagggctaggtagtgggggttaagtgacttgcccagggtcacaaattgAGTGGTTTGTCCTAACCATTTGGTGGAGAAAATCTTTTGTAAAATTCTTCCATTTGCCAATCTAAATGatgctaacaaaaaaaaaattctaattctaaagagaagagagcagctcatattttcttttcacaaCAATGCATATCTCCATGTTATCATTTCTGAAGTCACTAACTAATTAAAATGGTAGTTCCTGGAGGACCTAATCCATTTCTCTCAGTCTACTCCTAAAGTTTCTTCCCCTTCATTAGGATGAGCAACCGGAATGAAGATAAGAATGGGGACTCAGACCACACTGCCAGTGAAGCTCCTCCAACCCCACAGGATGATTCTCCAGATCGGAGACGGTCGTCTTCGGATACATCGAAGTCTGCGTACAGCCTTACCCGGAGGATTTCAAGTAAGCTTCTAGTAATGACCTTCTGTGCAAATTACAGCTTGAGGAACCCCTGTCTTTGTAGCTTGTAgacaaatccaaagtaaattGATTTAAAATCTCATCAAACGCACTGCCAGGAGAATGGAAAGAGCAGTTCTCGCAGGAACATCAGTATTcccaaataagaaagaaaaaaagggcagAATTACCAGAGGAAGGACTGGGGAGAGATAGAATAGGAGCAAGGTGACCTTAAATTTAGGGAAATGGAGCTGATGAAAAGTAGagtggatttttgtttgtttatagcagtggttcccaaacttttttggcctaccgccccctttccagaaaaaatattacttagggccccctggaaattatgaaactatttattgaattcagaatcgaatgtaatacaaaaaaaagtgtggccatcactgcttccctggattgctgcagcacccacaagggggaggtagtgcccactttgggaatccctggttTATAGCAACTAAAGCTATGGCTGCTGAATTGATTAGTTTTAGTCTATGGTtgtgcctagctgtgtgactttaggcaagtcattttgccaGAGATAGGTACAGTGTCTAGGACCCTACAagtcaggaaaagctgagttcaaatttgacctcagatacttcctagctatgtggctctggacaagtcatttgacctctgtcggtccataaaatgagtataaaactaacatctacctcccagggttgttgtgaggatcaaataagataatatttgtaaagtgcttagcacaatacttggcacgtagtaagttcttaataaatgcttgtttcctttcttctttccttccttcttctgttcctccatctctctcctttattctttcctttcttctctctttccctccccccttcctccttccctcccttccttctccccttcttcccttccttccttcctctctcctttcctcccttctttccctccctctctacctcccttcctcccttctttccttactctctccctcccttccttccttcctcccttcctccctcccttcttccttccctttcttctttccttccttcttccttctctacctcccttccttccttccttccttccttccttccttccttcctttcttccttcctccattcctccctccctccctctctggaCCTAAATTGatttgtctgaaaaagaaaaggagggagagggttgTGTTAATACATAACCCCACACAGTTCTAAATCCAATGAATTTGTTCAACTTTTTCCTCTGCCCCACTGAATGGATCAGTTGTTTAATTAAGTCCCCCAAATTGATTACTGTCATTATCAATAGAAATAATGGCAGCTCtcatttacagagcactttaaggtttaccaaATGGTTTTTCCCCCAACAACTTCATGAGGCAGCTAAATACAATAACTATTAatcccattttcagatgaggaaactgagattcaggatAGTTCTCTGACTCACCCTTGGTTACACTGTTACTGTGTGTTGAAATTGGGAATTGTAATTTGAACACTGATGTTCTTTGATCCTTCCACTATATCTAGCCTTCTCTCATGGTTTTCCCATCTCATAGATACCTAGATTTTACTAAATGGGAACACAGTGGCCTATGGGTCATGCAATATAACTTCGGGAAGTAGGTGGTAAGGACCAAATACCCCTCATCCCTTTTCCTCAAGGCTTCCCGAGAATTGTTTCTTTAAAAGAGTAAAGGCCCATTTTTTTCCCACTGGGAGGTagggcaaaaaaaaatcacatattgatttattcatactttgatgtaaaaattttttttagatattttcctGATGATAGATTttgttggagaaagaaaagaagaaaatcaaaggcAACTTACTCTttctagaatttattttctaCATCTGTTTAAACAAGTGGTTAGGATTAAATGATCCTTATGGTCAAGTCAACAAATCaagtcagctagcatttattaagtagctaatATGCTTAGCCAAGCCCTGGGCTAAATTCTGGTGatgcaaaggaaggcaaaaagcagtccctatatctatatctatatatctatatctatatctatatctatctaaatGATAGAGATAATCTTAGGAGGGGGTACAGCttggtgatgcagtagatagagtgccaggcctagggtcaggaagacctgagttcagatgtgatctcagacacttactagctgtgcaatcctgggcaagtcacttattcctgtttacctcaatttcctctttcctaaaatgagctggagagggaaatggcaaactactccagtatctttgccaagaaaatcccaaatggagtcataaagtgTTAGAcccgactgaaaaatgactaaacaacaacaactgtAGAGGGATTGTACCAGAGTTAAGGGAAATCCCTTAGAAGACCTTGGAGTTCTAGCATTTAGTAGTGTATAAAATTTTGCCTGTACACAATTTGACTTAAGGCTTATTGTCCTGAACACTTATATTCAAAGAGCTAAAAGAGATTTTAGATTTTATCTTAATCTTAATCAAggagtgtcaaactcaaatagaaattgatCTTTGCTAActtactgacttagaaaaccacaaattaacattatctacattgtattttaatttattttttaaacatttcccaattacattttaatttggtttgggctgttCTAGGAAGTTTTGTAGGTGATTGTGCTCTGGGGCTCTCAAGTTTGACAACTCTGAATccaatccccattttatagatcatagGGTCCTGAGATCATATATCAAAATTgggaagagatctcagagttcagtcctttcatttcacaaatgatgaaaatgaggccCGACATTACTTGACCCACTGTTGGACAAGTAGTAAATTGCAGAACCAATGTTTGAACCTTAGTTCTCTGACTACCATGtttctaacctcttcattttacaaataatgaaaatgaggTAGAAAGAACTGAGATGACTTAAACCAAAGTCATACAGATAATGATGAAGATTCAGAATTAGGAACCTGTATCTTTGAAATTTCAATTGTTAATTACATCATGTAACTTCCTTATCACAGTTTCTGGAACATGGTAGgcagttgataaatatttattgatgcgCTTGTGGAATTAATTATAGTTATCCCTTACACATAAAAGGGGTTAGGAGAAGAGCACCCCCATGATTTGGGAAAAATGTGTAAAACTTTTTGGTCCTCCTTTGTAccaaagaaatctgaattttttcttttttcttttagggtGTGTTTATAATACCGtattgtacattttgtattaaatatgcatttctgaattcctaaactttttctgtgtcatctgctggcttccATGTGTTGTCTTTGCAAAACTCCCTCCAAATTCCCAGTTAATTTCTTATGCCGACCAACGATATATtgaaactgtgatggggaaagtcaagAGGTGGAAAGGATAGCTAGACGTAAAAGAACCCTGTGTAATTTAAAAAGTGATTATCACCCGTGTTCTGTGTGTCTGCTGTTTAGGTCTCGAGTCCAGACGGCCCAGCTCTCCTCTTATTGATATTAAACCCATTGAGTTTGGGATTATTGGAGCCAAGAAGGAAATCATCCAACCCTCCGTGCTGAGAAGGACCTATACCCCTGATGACTATTTCAGAAAGTTTGAGCCCAGACTGTACTCCCTTGACTCTAACAGTGATGACATGGATTCGCTGACTGATGAAGAGATTTTATCCAAATACCAGCTGGGCATGCTGCATTTCAGCACCCAATATGATCTGCTGCATAATTACCTAACAGTGAGGGTGATTGAGGCCAGGGACCTGCCACCTCCCATCTCCTACGATGGCTCCCGACAAGATATGGCTCATTCAAACCCTTACGTGAAGATTTGCCTCTTGCCAGACCAGAAGAATTCCAAGCAGACAGGGGTTAAACGCAAGACCCAGAACCCCGTGTTTGAGGAGCGCTACACCTTCGAGATCCCGTTTCTAGAAGCCCAAAGAAGAACTTTGCTTTTAACTATAGTGGATTTTGATAAGTTCTCACGTCACTGTGTCATTGGAAAAGTTTCCGTGCCTTTAAGTGAAGTGGACCTGGTGAAGGGGGGGCACTGGTGGAAAGCTCTGGTTCCCAGTTCTCAGGTAAGGAAGCCTTGTCTGTGCCTTCTGCTAGCCGGGTGAAAGATTCTTGGCTTGGAAGGGAAGTCGGCTAGGTGACCTATGAGGAGGAATAGAGATAATACAAGGTCTCAAACAAAGGcatttacttttgctttttaaaaaaaatcatctttagaGAATGTGGAGAGTAAAGGGATGATCCAGTTCTTGTTGCCTGGAGAATTGATTCCCTGACACTCTCTCCTCCTAGTGAGAACTGTCTAACTACTGAAGAAGCACCCACGCCAACTGGGGTCTGTTGCCTGGGGGGTCATTAGGTTACTGAGGCAAGCTGACTGTAGGTTCTTGTCTTGTAGATAGGTTGTCTCCACTGTGGCTTAATTACCCAACAATCAATGTGATTGAGGCCAGGGACCTGCCATCTCCCATATCCCCTGAATGCTCTCAGCAAGACTTTCTATTCCAACTCCTCCGTAAAGATCTGCCAAGTTTACTGATTCTATAAACAGTGTGTGGAGATGCTTCTCAGTGACATGGTAGTCATGGGCAGAGATTTGATGGTGGGTGCTATTAAAGGGCAGAGggagaggaataataatagctagcatttatacagcattttcgagtttacagagtgctttacatatgtcatctcatttgagcctcatgacaaccctgggaggtaggcgctattattatctgcattttatagatgaggtaactgaggccaagagagaagttaagtgacttgcccaggatcacatagctaggaagggtttgagactagattagaactcaagtcttcctgatcccaggtgCAGTCTTTAGTAATTGCTTGGATTAaggttctagagcagtgattcccaaagtgggcgccactgccccctggtgggtgctgcagcgatcgggggggggggggggcagtgatggccacaggtgcatttatctttcctgttaattgctattaaaattaaaaaaaattaatttccaggggactaagtaatatttttttctggaaaaggggcagtaggccaaaaaagtttgggaaccactgttctggAGGCTCCTTCCATAAATAAATTTGTATCTCTTCTGATTTAATGTGGAATTGGATTTGGattgtggtgcagagagggggc encodes:
- the SYT17 gene encoding synaptotagmin-17 gives rise to the protein MAYIQLEPLNEGFLSRISDLLLCRWTCRHCCQKCYECSCCQSSEDEVEILGPFPAQTPPWLMSNRNEDKNGDSDHTASEAPPTPQDDSPDRRRSSSDTSKSAYSLTRRISSLESRRPSSPLIDIKPIEFGIIGAKKEIIQPSVLRRTYTPDDYFRKFEPRLYSLDSNSDDMDSLTDEEILSKYQLGMLHFSTQYDLLHNYLTVRVIEARDLPPPISYDGSRQDMAHSNPYVKICLLPDQKNSKQTGVKRKTQNPVFEERYTFEIPFLEAQRRTLLLTIVDFDKFSRHCVIGKVSVPLSEVDLVKGGHWWKALVPSSQSLKEPPPRSPRDQLWDHCKLHGGFFGSGWFGLIRARAKQMVVTLLAQGSDPFVKIQLVHGLKLVKSKKTSFMRGTIDPFYNESFSFKVPQEELENASLVFTVYGHNMKSSNDFIGRIVIGQYSTGSSESNHWRRMLNTHRTAVEQWHSLRSRAECDRVSPASLEVT